In Hemiscyllium ocellatum isolate sHemOce1 chromosome 23, sHemOce1.pat.X.cur, whole genome shotgun sequence, the sequence ATGTAACATTAAAGCACCTTTAAACTGCCAGAGTTGAATGCAAACAAAACTAAGGAGAGGCGGAAAAATCAAAAGTGGTACGAGCAGGAATGAGAACTGAACAAAATGTGCATTTAAGTAAGAGAAAATAGCAATATTCGACTGTCAGAAAGGTGAATCAATCTTAGAGTGACGTACTGTTACAAAATCTATCATGATAGTTAAGTATAGGAAAATGTGACAAAGATAATAACCAGAAAAATTCTGAGATGAGAAGAATGGGAAAAAGACGCTGACTGTAGTTTTCACAAATACACGAGTGGGGAGAAGAACTGCATCAGCATAGTAACCAGAGAGATGTAGAAAAGCAATGAGCACAAAAATCACTGAAGTAATTCTAAACTGGAAACTTTGTTGTTATCTTTGAAGTTATTTAATCTTTTTGCTACTGCATACACTCATGGACATTTATTCATAAGAAGTTTCTAAAAGTAAATCTTTGGCTAAAAAGTAGAGAAGCAAATTCTCTGCAAATAAAAATTTTCAGGGGTTGAAATCCACTCACTCCTGTCAGTCGCAGAGTTGTTTATTCAGAGATTATTTCCATTATTATTATTGTTCCATTATGATTGAATTTGCCTTTAACATGAAATCTTGATCAACTGCCACAatacaaaattattttttttttcgTAAACCTGGTACACCATCTCGGGCTGGCTTTGAAATATACAATGTCTAACATTCTTGCTTTTCCTGGACAAAGATTCAAATAGATTTGTGAGAAATGGGGAGCCCATTCTGGCAAATTTCATTGACGCATTTTGCAAATTCTAGCTATGGTCACAAACTCAGCTTTCTTCTGTTTACACATTTATTCTTAGGAATCTCCTTTAGTTTCCTAGAGTTTCCCCCCATCTCCAACATTCTTCTTTGATATCTTCAATTCTACAGCTATTGCATGATTATTTGTCTGCTCTGCAATCTCATTGAATTTAAGTTTGAACTGGGCTGTGTCTCTACAATTTTTTCTTGTTGCTATATTGTCATATTGGAGGGTGGGATTGATGCATCAGTAACCTTGGTATGTGCAAACAGAAAGAGCTGACATGTAAACTTCAATGGTATGtaatttatgattctatgaatgagtAGGTGTGTACCAGGGCAAGTTTGATTTTGGTGACTGCTAAATGGAAAGATTTTGGATATTTTGCCAAAAAGCAAGGATCTACTTATACACGAGATTGGCCGTTACTCAAATATGTTtagtatttttttttaacccaaTTCATGACATTGAAAAGTAAAACATATATTTTAAGAATTACTGTATGATTTACTTTTACCTTTCTATCaaattgctaaaaaaaaattaatcaacAGCACCTCTCATTCAAGTTACAGATCCAAAGCCATATCATTCCAAAatgtctgatcagtaagttttgtctttttcttacATTGAAGTTCTATTTATTTCTAAGATTGTTACCTAGAACTTATACATTTAAAAGCTATAAATTCAAAACTAGTTTCTGTGCTATGCCTTTCATGAATGGGACACTGCATCTGTGGATGAAATGTTTGCTGATATTTGCTCATTTTATCCCTAAATACAAAAATGGTAATATGAAAAATTACATTACGTGTACATTGTTTTTATGTCTAAATATCTTATGGTTCCTCTGCTGCTTCTTTAtcttaaagtttaaaaataacttgGCTGTCAATATAGCCCCAGAACCTAGTGTTCATGCATTTCACTGAACTGATTACATCAGATAATTCATGGAAAGAATATTAAAATATTTCTGTGGTTCACactcatccccccacccccaacctcacccaccaccacccctgttGATGTGTTGAGAGTCAAGGTCAAGTTGTCAGAAAACAGCAACTGCTTAAGAGTTGCACATTGCACTTTGTTTACTagcactttctttttaaaaagtaaatgtcTTTGGGCAGAACAATGTTCACAAGTTGTTCTTTAAAGGCCAAAAGAAAGAGGTGCATCAACTATTATAAGAAACAGTTGACACAAAGAAAAATCTCTTCTTTTAACTCAGCCATTACTGGAGGTCATTCTAAATGAGTATTCTTTTCCTATTGTACTGTCCATTGAAACTGGGCCTCAATTCCCTTGTTCTTATGATGCATTATATGCCCCCTAAGCATATGGGTCATGTACAGAATATATGAGACATACTGGTGACTTTGTCTGAAGCACCACGATCTACTGTTTCTTGAGAGTGGTGCCTTTTTAAGCCTTTGACTTAATATAAGAAAAAATGAACTCAAGTAGCCAACGTGGGTCTGTATTTGAACAAAGATAAGAAATtcacaactttttttaaaaagagacaaTAAGTGAATATTACTAGGTTATTCCAACCTACTATAAATGCATTGATTTCTCTTACCTTAAAAAGTTACATTTAAAACTGTGTAGCAATTGATTACTCCATCAATGTCCAAATTACAATGCTGACAAGCAATAAATAGTTATCGACAGAAATATAGGAGAATATGAttgcttttaaatttaaaatatttatggaaTGCCACTATTTTCTAATTGTTATGATTATTTATCTGATACTAtttgtctctttctcttttaGGGAAGAGGTAAGCATTTTAATAGACCTGATGTTATGTCTCTAAAACAGTTGTATTTCTGATTGTTCATATTTTGTTGCTATTGATTTAAAATTTGTGTCTGAACAAGTTCACTAACAATCAAAATGTTTGAtgcgggcagagcagtagatgtttacttggactttaataaaatctttgataaggttctacatgatAGGGTAATACATAAAGTATTACATGGGATTCAtagtgagcttgccaattggatacaaaattagcttcatggtaggaaacagagtgtggtggtggagggttgtttttcggactggaggactgtgaccagcagtattGGACAGTAATCAaaactgggtccacttttgtttgtcatttacataagaaTATAGGATGCATGGTTAATacatttgcagttgacaccaaaattggttgtataacggacagtgaagaagattacaaagagatcttgatcaattgtgtcaatgggctgaggagttgcagatggaatttaatttggatatatgtgaggtattgcattttgataaaacaaacaaggacagtaTTTATAGTTGATGGTAGGGCTGtgggtagtattgtagaacagagagacctaggcgttcgggtacataattctttgaaattagtGTCAGAGGGTGATTGAGAacacatttagcatgcttgccttcatagctcagaactttgagtataagagttaggacatcatgttgagattgtttAAGAAATTGGTGAGGCCtattctgcagtactgtgtgcatttctggtcaccatgttataggagggatgttattaaactggagagagttcagaaaagatttaccaagatgttactAGGAATGGAGGATTTGGGTTATAAAAATCAGCTGGATAGGATGGGACTCTTCACTGGAGAGCAGGAGGTtcaggagtgatcttatagagatttataaaatcatgaggggcatagataatgtgaatagcaaatgaccttttcctggggtgggagagttaaAAACTAAAGggaatacttttaaggtgagaggagaaaaatttgaaAAGAACATTTTTACATAGAGtgggttcatgtgtggaatgaactgcaggggaagtggtggatgcagatacacttacaaagtttaatttggataagtatgtgagtaggaaaggcttagaaggatatgggccaaatgcagagagatgggactagtttagcttggaacATGGTCAGGATTGATGAATTgaaccaaggggtctgtttccatgctgtatgaatctatgacactATAATTCATTCTTAATACTTTAACAGTATGAAGAAGAAGTTATTGAGGAAACTGAAGAGACTGAAGAAGTAATTGAGCCTGAGCCTGAGCCTGAGCCTGAACCAGAACCAGAACCACCAAAACCTGCACCTCCTCCTCGAGTTACTCCTTCTTCAAGAATCCAAACGACTCAGAATGCTAAAGTATGCTGTCAGCTTCCATATGCTTTCCCTTGCTAAGTTAACTATATTATTTCCAAGCACAATCTATTTTAACCCAACTTTTATTATGCAGTGTTGAAAGGAATCAATGAGTACGTGCACCTGTTATGTAGGAGCCTATGTTTCATATTTATTCAGAAAAGTTCTACTTAGAACATTAAGATGGCATAAACTGAACATTTTCCCACTTATTATGTTAAAGACATTTAAGAAATCACCCTGCTCTAGTCAGTCTTGTTGCAAATGTGCTGTAGTTTTCTGCTATCCAATGGTACAGGACCACAATACAGTGATTGAAGTTTATTATCCAGGATTCAACCCATGTGGAATTGTCAGACCAGACTAGATTTTGAGTTAGAAAAGacctatattttttaaaaatatttttctttatttataatGGCTTTGGTTTACAGAATGTCTGAGTGCCTTTCTCTAAAGCAAGCTGACTTCCAGGCAACAAAATTTGGGGAACATATTAAAATGCAAGAGTGTTCCCTGACATGGTGTTGGGTCTTCACTCCATTGCAGGTGTGTGATTTACTCACAGGTTCTCCAGCCATACGTAAGCCCAATGACAGGCTTAGTTTCCAGACAGGAGAGAAATGTTGATCATTCACCACTGTTTTCTCAAACACAATTAGGAATGGAAAAGGAATGCTGGGTTTGcaagagatgcccacatcccatgaagtaGAAGAAAAATCTAGAGGACCAGATAGGTCTGAACCCTAAACTGTGAAGGATTTAGAGGAGGTgggggtttggaggatatggtgGTGGGATATGCAAGGAGTGTATGTTTGAAAGATTGGTTCTAAAGTTTTgtagtttttatttttaattgtaatttctTCGAGTATAGCTCATTGTTGAAAATGTATTGTCACATGTCCTTAATATTGTAAAGACATAGCACCACTTACTGATAAATAACGAGGTCTTACTTGCTTTTGTTGTCAATAACAGAGAAGTTGTAAGATCTCAGCATCACGCAAGCTCCATCTCAAGGTGCGATAAATTTGTGTTTCCCAGTCTACTATTcagacaatattttaaaaaaattttgttgTTATGCTATTATAACATTTTGaatgaataataataatattTGTGCAGATTCTAATGCTGGGCAAAGCCAAAGAAGACCTAGAACGAGAAATAGCTGAACGAAATATAGAGAAGGAAAAATTCCTTGCAGAGCGTGTACCTCCACTCAACTTCAGTGGCCTTTCACTTACTGACTTGCAAGTAAGACTAAtttgttttgtgttttcattTATAGCAGAAACTTATTTGCAGCATTATTTAATTTTTCTTAATATTGGTAGACCCTGTGCGTTTAGCCTGGACCATCAACAGTGCAATCATCTCAGCTTGGATGCTATAGGAGGAGTTTTGATTCCCAGTCAGAAAGCAGTGGGACATTCAGATTGTCTCCTTGGGAGTAGCAGTTGGACGCCCCAGTTTTTTAACAACTAGGACTTATTAACATGCTACTGATAAGCTGTCCAATCAAATTGGGAGCCCAAAGACATCTTGGTGTCTTTGGGTCTTTAATAATTCATTGATGCAACAGTTCCTAAATCAGCAGAGGGTAGATTTTGGAGGGTTCATAGATCATTGAGGGGAGGGAGTGCCTGGGCAGAAACAGCCAAAGCTTTCTTTGTGGGATTCTGTACCTCCATACTGAACTTAGAGAGGTTGTAAACTTTGCTAATTGAATATTACCATGTTTTAGTGAATAGAGAATACATGTTGGACACTTTGCTTGAACAAACAAAATTATATCAGCTTCCTAAAGATGTCAAGTGGCCTTAATTTATGAATGTTGATGAGATTCTTGCCCAAATTGATTGAACTCCTTAACCATTCAAGATGGCTATGTTAAAATGGCTGTAGGCAATGGGAAATGGGCAGATAATTTTAATTTCAATTCCTCTACGTGGAGAAAATTAAAATTTATTCCATGGTATTTTTTGACAGAGGTGAGTCCATGAAAGGGACAAATGGTCCTTTACAGCAGAAATGGTTAGAAAGTAGAATTATTTACTTTAACATTGGTTTGTAGCAGAGAACACATTCCCCCCAAGCTATTTTTGCCTGAGGCAAGTCCATTCTGAGTTATGCATTATTAGTGAatattttaaaagggaattggacAATTTGTTAACAAGGGTACAGGATGTATCAACAAAAGTGGGATTAGACTAGCTGACACATGTACAAATACTGACCGGGACTAAACTGTTCTTGTTGCAGAATTTGTGCAAAGAGCTTCACCAAAAAATTGAGATTGTTGATGAAGAAAGGTATGACTTTGAGTTTAAAGCTGGGAAGAACAACTATGAGGTAATTGACAAAGTTGGCAGAATTCAATCTCTGCATTCTTCAGCAATTATAATACAGAATCATCAGCTTTAATAGTTAACACATTTTTGTGCCCACAGATTCATGATCTTTCCTTGAAAATTCTTGACCTGAGAGGGAAGTTTAAGCGACCCACTTTGCGTAGGGTCCGTGTTTCTGCTGATGCTATGTTGCGTGCCTTATTGGGATCTAAACATAAAGTCTCTATGGATTTGAGAGCCAACTTGAAGTCAGTCAAAAAGGATGATACAGAAAAGGTAATATTAACATATTCTTTTCTGTCATTCCAACTCAGCTATTTCTTAGGATTTAGTTATATTTGAGATCTGCTTCAACTGTATTGTTCACGTTTGTGATGTAAATAGAGATGTTTAAATTCCTTATTCTTAGATAATCATTAGACAAAAAAATTGTTAAATTTTATGCGTTGTTAAATAATGTCATACGTATATTGGCAAGGTACTGTATGGTCTTTCTGAAGGAGATAGACATATAAACAGAAGAATGATTAGTTATAGGATTAACTCCTATTGCAGTTTTGTCATCTCTGAATAGGGAAAGCCTTAAACAAGTTTTAACAAGTTTTCTTTGCTAGATTTCCAAAGCATAAAACCAACAGACTGGATTCAGTTAATTATTGATTTGTTTTTTGGAAAAAATAACTTCATTCTTGCAGTACTTTAGTCAAAAGTTTTAGATGCCCTATTTTATCTTAGCTGCTTTGGTATTAGAATTCAGTCTTGTATCAAGTGACAAACATACCGGGTGGTCAACATCATGCTGACTAACACCATCATACTGTTATCTTTCATGGTGTGTTCATCAGTACACCTTTTAAGAGACATGATCTTAATATCATCAATGTATCAAATCACATGACCTGAGACTATAAAGATCTCATCCTCCATCTTACCTCAGATCGCTCAAAGTACGAAATTCTTTTGGAAACATATTGCAGTATAATGGCTTAATATTAGCCCTGATATTTACGTGTCCAGGCTGTATAATGTTTGTATACAATAGTCCATTGCAATGGCTCTTGGATTCTTCTACATCACAATATCTACACTCAGTTatgaaagagaaagagggaaaggaaAGGGCTTTGCTCCTCCAAGAATCAGGAATAGAGTGTTACAGGATGAAAATGAACTTAGACAGGTGAAAGCTTCTCAGGAAGATGCCTGTGCACCAAGGAAAATCCAAATTTTGATACTCCAGAACCAAGCTTTAAAGCCCTTAACTATGCTAAATACATTCCTAAATTTGAAGAGAACAATGTGAAGTCCTTCTTCATTACTTTTAAGAGGTAGCAGGATAATTACAATGGCCAGAAGAAATGTGGACAGTTACGATAAAAAGGCAGCTTGAGGAGTTGTATTTCCACACTAACTGCTGACATGTCCACCAGTTGTAAGATGAATAAACCTGTCGTGTATGGCCATGTCTCTTAAGGCAATACTGTCATTCTAACTGTAAGGCAGGACACAATATCAtatgggatgaatttctgcctATAAGGTTTTTTATTCAGATTAAACATTTCTTGTTAGCCTAATTGTAAATATCTGTCTTTATTCTGAATCTGTTCCATTTTCAAACTCACAACAGGAGCGTAATGTTGAGGTGAGTGACTGGCGTAAGAATGTGGAAGCCAAGTCTGGCATGGAGGGCAGAAAGAAGATGTTTGATGCTGCCACTACCCAGTGAATATTGCCAGGTTTGAGATACATTAGATGTTTTGGATTCAACATCAAAAATGTAATTTTACTTTCATTCAGACCTGAGAATATTTATTGATTTTTGGATATTCATTTGTGTGTTTCTGCAGGTAATCCAGGTGGGCTATTTCCACTGCTTTGAAAATAGAGAGTGAATATGTTTGCTGAGCGCTTTCAACTCTGCAGTGTTTAGCATGCCACATTCTTgcattataaaatattttaataaattgtTTAATGTTTACAATTGTCTCCTGAATTTTACATCCAGCTATTAGTTGTCTTGAACTTTTGGTAACTAAAAGCGCTGaattataaacttcaataaggtatGTCAAAAATAATTTTCTGTCTTGTATCCAAGAATGCACAGTAAAATATTTACTCATAAATGGCTATTGGcactttcatttttatttattaagCATCAGCCGTTCAGATGTCAATTATTTGTTCCAATTAACTATTATCATTTTCCCTTTCCTTGTCCCAGCAGCTTCATTCCACCCAACCACACCAGcttcaccagcctcattccttcCAGCCTGGCAGCCTGTTTTGCTGCCTGTACTTTCCTTTGCATTATTTGCTGCTTCTTCTATCACAGGCTGTTTCTCTCCTGTATCTGATGCTAATAGTGAGCCTATCTTTTCTTTGTCATCTGTGTGATTGAATTTTCTAAAACATTTTGGAGTCTTTCAAAGGTGAACTATCCCAGAATCAACATGCTTACACCAAAGTTCCAAATGCACGGAGTCAGGGAAATACCAGTGATGAATCAAAGAAGTCTTAAGGGCACAGGTTGAAGGTGGAGATTTCCACAGTGGAGTTGGTACAGACATGGGTGTAGCCAGTGCAAAGAATAGAGTTCTCCATTGGACAAATATTCTCAGGTCAGAGGTGACCCCTTCACTGCTATTACATGGAAACAAGATGTCCATTTTCTATTGGGGAAGCCACCTGTATCACTAATTCACTAAACCATGGGGCCACTTATTGGTTTCTCTAAGATATCAGTCTAGAATGCTTGTTGAGAACAGTTGATGTTATTCAGAAGGCAGGGGAGTGGTAGAGTGATCAGAAGTTTCTATCAGTAGCTGTGGGCTCAAAgacaatgaagggcttttgcccaaaacgtcgatttcgctacactttggatgctgcctgaactgctgtgctcttccagcaccactaatccagaatctggtttccagcatctgcagtcattgtttttacctcaaggACATGAATACCTGTTCAGTTGCTCTTTAAGATGGCACCtagccattcagccccacagAGGAACAACAAAGGTCTTCAACTTTCTGCCTTCCTCTGCCAGTTAATTGGCTGCACACCTCGTCTGCAAATATCAAATTGAATCGTCACCCCATAATTGCATGTAGCCAGATGCTCTGCCTCAAGCAGAAGTCCTGCACTTATACAGTCCCACCACTGAAACACTCAAAACAACAACGAGACTCTGGGCAATATCTTACTACTGTGTACAAGGTTGGAGAAATCTCCCATCATATGCTGATCATTAAGTGAATAGTATCAATCCAGATTGGTGGACAGCATAACAAACCTCCAGCAGTATGAAAGAATAAATttgcaataaatttcaaaacaataAAATAATTTTGGTCAGACACATTAATTATTGCTAAAGTTAGAGGCCAACATTTCTTTGGAAAGGAAACACAGATTTCCTGTCAGGAGATATTCAGTGTTTTAGTACATTAATCGCCAAATTTTCCTGACTTTGATCAACATCCCAGATTGGATCCTACCTGATCTACCAGTCTTTGCTCATAGATATCTTACTGATAATGCAATTCCCAGCACAACTTTCCATTCTGATAGGGAGAATAGACACAATATTCCCACATTATCTATTTGTATCTAGGCTCAATGTAGGAGCAGCATGAATCCTCATTGGAGACCTTTATTTTGGGGAAGTAATTCAATTGCAGTGTGCTTGTTCTCCATCTGGTCTTCTCTCCTGAAGTCAGTGATTCAAGCTGTGCTGTAGCGCGATGAATACCAGGAATCTTCAAGGACCATGGAGGCCACTGCTCATGCATATGCCTCAGGACATATAGGTGGGATATTTGACAAGATCTGATTCGATAATTATCCATCATATAAATCAAATGATCATATTATCTGTGAACATCAGTTCAAGAGCAGAACTTTTATGATTTATTTGTGCCattttttatttgtttccttCAAAGTATCAGCTTTTATAAACAATTGCTTCAAAACAATGCTGAAATTAACTTCCAAACATAGTTGTAACATAGAGATGTAACATAGAGTTGTATTCAACCTGTTTTCTTCTTTCAAACCTGGGAATTCAATTGTTGCAAGAACCAGGCAGATTCTCAATTCCCCATCTCAAGTCTTTGAATAGGTATATGGTTTCTCATCATTAATAGATGAGAATACACAAAGTGCTTTTGATGCTCAATCTCCCATTTCTCTTCTTGTTACTTCAGAATAGATTTGGAATGTTCTAAATATAATTTTACCATTTTAGGTAGTAACTGGAAGTGTCCTGTTTATATCTCATGCATTTGGTTTATTTTAGTGATAGCAGGTGTCTTACATTCAGCTATACATGGCAGGAACATGTGCAATGTGTTTAGATATATCAGCCTGAAACTCTTGAGAGGAATGCAAAATGGACCATGAAGAGTTTGTTGATTGACTTACACCAGATGCATAAAGAAATAATTGTTATCGTGTAGTAGCCATTTAACGACAGTCTTATACCGTGTGGAGATAATTTGGAGCTCCAAAACTAAAATTCAGTAAAAAGCAAGGGTCCTGCTGCTGTAGAGGTTCCTCCACCAGAACTCTAATGGAAGATATGCAGGACTTCTAGAAAGTTGACACTGAGTCTCTACCATTTCCAGAAGTTCCCTGGATATATTGTAAAGTGTGGAAGTCACACCTGGCCACATGCTGTACCAGTCACCTCTCATGAGCTGTAATTTGCCTATtagagtcctgaagaaggttttAATGTCATTACTCTCAGTATTCAAATATCGAAAAATAAAAAATGCACAATATTCAGTTATCTTCACATCCTCATGAAGCAGCCTTGACAGACTACCTTCCATATATAGCAATCTTGCAGACATTTTGACCTACAAGTGCAAAAACTAAAAATTCCTGTACAATTATCCTGGCATGGAATACAAAGGTCAAAATAAACCCTTTGTAAACCAGGAAAATGGTTAAGTGAGCAATTGTTTCAAATGTTGAACTATACACGACTTTTGCATTTCATGTGCATCATATAGATTTTATCCTGTTCAACATTGAATCAATTCATTATTTTTGAAATTCAATCAGTGGTATTATGTAGGCAAATACCACATCCGATCTGTATATAATAACAACTGAATTAATGAACAGGTAACCTATTTCTTATGGCATAATTTGATCCAGGAATGTTTAACAGGAGGACTCCCAAGTCTTCCAATAGTGCCATATCTGCTTGAGCAAGTAGACAGAACCTTATTGCAATATCATGttttgaaagacaatgaagatATATTTGTTTCCAAGTACAAAATACGTATAGGACATAACTGTTTAGCAGTGGTACTGTATGTCCCCAGTTTATATAGGCTTGATCTTTCTGTTGAATGTGTGAGGATCAACTTGGGTAGATGCCTGAAACAGATGTTAGACCTCTGAAATATATTAGTGAAGGCCTGATGAATATTGCATGATCACTCTATAACACATGTTCCCAATGAGTGGAATAAATGCCATATTCTACAACTGCAGGCAATCAAAATGTGAATGTCTAATAtataattctaacaggactatacAG encodes:
- the LOC132826619 gene encoding troponin I, slow skeletal muscle-like encodes the protein MLLGMEDLGYKNQLDRMGLFTGEQEYEEEVIEETEETEEVIEPEPEPEPEPEPEPPKPAPPPRVTPSSRIQTTQNAKRSCKISASRKLHLKILMLGKAKEDLEREIAERNIEKEKFLAERVPPLNFSGLSLTDLQNLCKELHQKIEIVDEERYDFEFKAGKNNYEIHDLSLKILDLRGKFKRPTLRRVRVSADAMLRALLGSKHKVSMDLRANLKSVKKDDTEKERNVEVSDWRKNVEAKSGMEGRKKMFDAATTQ